The Musa acuminata AAA Group cultivar baxijiao chromosome BXJ3-6, Cavendish_Baxijiao_AAA, whole genome shotgun sequence region AGAGGGATGAAAAAGGTTTGACCACAATGGCTGGACAAGATTTGTCGATGATCCTGTGTCACCTCCCAATTTAAGCTTTAGAAGTCAATCGGATTCCGGCTGCGTTTCCGGTACAACATCTACAGGTTGGCTCTCAGAGTCTTCAGCttgtgattgagaagcaagaaaCTTGGCCTTTTTGTAGCTGCTCGAAGATCTAAGTATTGTACCCAGCGGCATGCCCTTTCTGGACACATTCAATGATCTGATAAAGATGGAAAAGAGAATGAATGCAATGGATTCAGTGCTAGCAATTAACAATGGAGCAAAGTAGTTATTTATCTGGAGCTATTCCATCATGAACTCATTCAGAAAATAAAGTAATTTAATATAGAACATAACTGTGAAATAGATCACCAGAAAACAGGGAAAGTACAGATGGGTTGTAGAAGCAAAGGAAATTTGCTTTAGAACTGTGAAAAGGTCCATTTTCTGGAGTTTTATATCCCTGCCATATGTCCTTGTGTTTCTAGATGGATACAGATGCTGAGGTTCTAAAGGCTTCTTGGTCTAGTCCCTTGGGaggattttgataaaaaaaacagAACTCTAAGCCTCTGCCACTGTCCAGCTACTCTGGAGGGCTGGCTGTATGTCGTAGAAATGAAAGAAACCACCATCTTTTCATTGTGAAGTAAAAGTACCAAGCATTTTAGCTGTCATGGATAGTCAATGTTCCACGATCTATAAGCGAATAGAAGTGGAAGAATTCTATGATCCACAAGATCATCTTTTATCTGAGTCACTCTTTATCATAGAAGCTAAGTCGTGCCAAGACAAGAGCAACTAATGTGAGCCTTCAATTTTAATCAGAAGCAGAATATTTATAATAACAAAATCTCATACTACGCTTCTTTTCAATTTTACAGATCATCAAATGATGAGGCTATGCCAAATTACTTAATAGGAACTGGACCCATACAGCTCCTGGCCCAAACTGGTACGGGTCGGAGCCATATTGGCATATTATGTGTAGCTATGTTGGTACATACAGTGATACTTCCAagggagggagaggagggggaaagaaaaaagagaaggaataagaGAAAGAAGATGGAAGAGGAAAAAGGAGATGAAGTGGAGGCAGTGGAGGAAGCGGGGAAGATGTACCGCACCATGCAGCAGGCAGTAGGTGCATGGGTGGCAACAGGCGATGGGCACGCGAGCATTGGTGGTGGAAAAGAAATGCTTGTGAGAAGCCACGACTCAAAATGCTTGCGATGGGCATGTGAGTGTTGGTGATCGAAAGCAACCACTACAGTAAGTGGTTACCAGTAGGGGCCAGTTTGGGCAAcattatatacaaatacatagtgAACCGAACTATCCAGTTTGGCCTACTCCTTGAACCGGTCGACAGTCAGGATCAGTAACTTGTAACCAAACCATGCTAATCAAGTCAGTTTTGCAATCCTTGATCCCAACCACAACATACCATGGTGTTTTCTTACAGTCACCAATTTCCTAGGTGCCTTCAAGAATTAGAAGGCAACAAAAATTTGACATTCTATAATTCCTATTGCATAATTGGCACAAGTGCATTTAACTACATATCTAACAGTCCATGGATATGCTATAACAATAGCAGTTCTCAATAAAATTTCTCATAGGTGTACACTACTGTTAATTGCTGGCTACATCAGAATTCTAATCTTAGCTGGTGCAAGAATGCTCCAAAGGGATTGTAAGAATATTAGACCAGATACCATCAACAACTTTCCAGAGAGAGACTAATATACTCGGACAACTAGAGAGTCTGGTGTTGTACAGTGGAGCAAAGACAACCAAAGGTAGATAGGCAAGGATGTAATTCACCAATCGTTCCCAGCTTTCCATCATGTGGAGCCTTTAACATCTTAGCCATGAGGGACGGTTGGATCAGCTCTTTTAACACTGGAGAGTCAAGATATGCTAGGGTATTCTGGGAATAAGAAATCACAATTGGCATGAAACCAGAGCACAAACGTGATGTATATCGGGTAGTAGATGATAATATGTACAAACACTAGCATGAGCCTATACATATGTACAAGGATTTATCTATGAGTTGTCCTTTCCATTGCCGTCTGCCTTAGATGATTTTAAGAAAAAGATGGTCCACACCAACCTATAAGACTAACTGTATCCATTCATCTACAGTGGGAACATAAAAACATATGACCACACAAGCAATAAAACTGGTACAACTAAAACCAATAATACCAACCTTCGATTATAAATGCCACTGGAAGGCAAAGAACATGGAATCTCATATTTTAGTATTAGATTTCTTGATTAAACTTACTGTGACAAAGTGATGTCTCCATCAGATCCCTCATCTTTACTTCCATATGCTGCAGATTTAGGTCCTGTTACAGAAATTGATGGCACAGTTATTAGCTCACAGAAGATCATTTTGAATAACTCACGAGAAAAATTTCTTGCATAAAGACTTTAACCAGTGAACTTTTGTACAAAACAGGCAAAAGTATAACAAGATTCAGCTGCTTCAGAAGGAAACCATCAGCGAAAAGAAATTTGAACCGATAATTATTAATAAGTAAagcaaagaaggaaaaaagaaagcccTAGAGGTATGTAGGCTGATAATCATGACCATTGAACAACAAAATACAAAAAAAGCAAGTGATGAAGCAAACGGTTTAAACCATCTTGATAGAATACAACCAAGATATGATACTTACAGTTGTTTGTGTCGCAAGCAAACCAAATGGCATACTACCTATAAGAAATGCATCTCTACAGGTCACACCTTTAAGCGCGTAATCATTCATGGTTTGAGAACTAACTCAGGTGGTGGCAAGCCTCAGACGATGTCTAGATAACCAGTGACTTGTGAGAAAGGAACAAAATATAGTTACAAAAGCATGTAGATGTACTCAGGAAGGAAAATTACACTATTTGATCCAGATGTGAATGGAAAAAAGGTAATAGTCAGATAACTACTATCATGGAGATGTTCCCTGATCTGGCAATAAAAGGGATAAACagtgtaaagaaaaaaaagaataaatgagTTAATCCTTGAAATTCCATTCATAAAACTATGTTCAAGTTCAATCTTATATATGCATATCATGTAAAGCCAAAGTTTGACCTCCTATCCCTATGACAATGACCTCAAATTCTACCATCAAATCAGTTGCAGAACCAAGTGAAGCAACTGATCACTAAATTAATGTAAAGCCAAAGAAAGTGGTCAAAATACCTGATATCTTTCTGTTCTCAAGGTCACCATCAGAATCAGATGATGAAGCTGAAGAATCAAAGGCCCCTAACTCAGTGACTTCTCTGTTCCTGAACTCAAACTCATCTTCAGAACTATCACTTGTAGCAGCATTAAAAATGGCACCTGGGGTAAATAAAGAGCTCTCTTGTTTATTACTGTTTGAGAACTCCCCAAAATTTTTGCTTGGAACTTTCCTAACTGCAAGTCTATATTGTTTAGCTTGGACTGGTGTATCTTCCTCCGTGCTGTCAGATGATGCTACAGGATCAGCCAGAGTTTCCTTGTGAGAAACTCGAGAAGTCTTAGATGGACTCTGAACTGCATGAGCACCTACATTGACAATTACATTTTTCTCAGGTTGGCAAGTTTCATTTCCTAAGTCAACAGAGGCATTAGCATGGTGATGGTCAGGAGATTTAGCTGCAGCCTTCGAAGAAGATGCCTTCTCTTTGGAATTATAGACATGTTTGCTTTGCTCATCGTGTGATGACAACCGGAATGTGTCAGGTTTGTTACCTTGAATCTTCTCTTCAACATTGCTATCATGCAACCTTGTTGGAGGCATAAAGTCAGACGTGGCAGCGCCAGCATTCACATCACAATTTGTCGTCCTCTTGGCAGCATCATCATGTGCTTTTCCATTACTGAATCCCTTAGAAGTAGGCTGGCCAATTTGATCAGATAAATCCTGGTTACCAGAATCACATATTAGCTGTCCACTATTTACCATATGATGTTTATCCATTTCTGAAGGGTATACCAAATCACAAGCCGAATCATGCTTGTttgattttcttttcttcttagtCTTGCGTTGTTTCTTGGGTTCAGTGTCAACTGGTGTAGAAACATGTGCAGAAACAACAGATTCATGCTGGACAATACTTGGACAGAAAGCATCAACAAAGTtaattttgtcattgtcaaaatctGGAAGTTCTCTAGACTCGTTTGCTTCAATAGCTTTGTCAAAATTTCTATGAGCCATATGCAGTGGAAATTCTTTAACAAGATTAGCAGAAGTGCTGACCAAAGCTCCCTTCAAATTCTCTTCGTTGTCTGTTTTTGCCAAATTGCAGGAAAATTCACATTTATTGGATAAATTATTAAAAGATCCAGTCGAATGCACATTTAATCCATTATCATGAGATGCATTTTGCTCAGTTTTATTTGGAAGAATAACATCATCAGAAGCACCATCAGGATGTCTACTGATGATTGTGGATGTTTTCTCAAAATTCACTTCAGTAATCTGACTTCCTGATGTGTCATGGGACGAATACAATTTTCCTGACTTTCTCTTGCGGCGATGTGTACTTTTACCTTGAGAAATCGAACAAATTGCTGTATCTACTTTTGTAGAGCCTCCAAGTACTGCAGCTTCTCCATTATTAGCTAATGAGTTCGATTCTTTACCTAGTTCTTTATCATGGTTATTCAGTGTTTTCTTGGCCTTCTCTTCAGCAACTTCTCCAACCAGAGCGTGGGCAAAGTTTTGTTGGGTGGATTCGTGATCCTGAAGTTCAACCTTagcagatcttttcttttttcgttGTGATTTTGTATCATCAGGGATGGAAGGACACATGGGATCCATAACTGCAGTATTTGGAAGAGACTTAATTTCTGTAGTGACAACCAACTGCTGTGGTTCTTGGCCATCCAATTTCCCTTTGCTGTGCTGTTTGTTTGCTACATTGTCCAAGGAAGAAACAGGTTCATAACTATTAGTCTGGAAATTGGTCAATTCAACTTTCTCAGATTTTCTTCTCCTCTTGCGATGTGGCGTTCCAACATTACCAGCAGAAGGATTTTCAGAATATAACTTTGCAGTATCCTCATGATTGGAAGTTCTTGTATGTGATTCTTTATCAATGCCTCTATGATCTCCATGTTGTTTTTTGGGATTCCCTTCATCAGCACATTCTAAAGAATGACTAGGATCATTGCTACCTGATAATGTTTTGGGTAAGTTCTTCCTGGATCTTTTCTTTCTGCGGACATCAGTTGGAATTTGAGATTCAACTTCTGCAGAATTTCTAAATGGAGCTGCTTCTTTAGTGCTGGGTGCAAAGTTAGACTCTGTGATGCCATCTTTATGGTTATCATCCAAGGGAACTTCATGAGTATCAGCCTCCACTATATTTTTACAGAAGTCCATGTCTGAGATATGATTTATATGTGAACCTTTTGCCATATTCTCACTGCTGAAATCCAAGACATCAATTTTTTGAGAGTAAGTGTCTACTTGCAATGAATCTTCACCAGCAGCATTTTCAGAAGCTTGCTTAGTGGCAGCATCAAACTGTTTGTTCAGATCTTTGTGCTTGTTTACTAATGCTCCTACATGATTGCCTTCTTTAACTTCTGGTCCAAGACCACTGGAATTCTTCCCCAACAAAGATACGTGTTCAACATATGGTTCTTTAGTATTTTGAGGCAAAGCCATGTCAGGATCATTTGATCGCATATCAGAAGCCGCTTCAGTTTGTTGAGACTTGGAAGAGTGTCTtctctttttgcttttctttttatcATCAGTACGATGTTCTATCAAATTAGGGTCACCATCACGTAGTTTACTGTACAATTCTTCTGGAGACACCAAAATAGCTTTGCCTGCAACCGTATCAACTTCACTAGGAAGTTTTCCCATTGTGGAAGTCGCTTTACCACCAAGTGCTCCTCCAACAGTATATGTTGATGTATGCTCCTCAACAGAGTTTGCTTTCCTCTGATTTCCCATTTTGTTCCCTGAAAGAACATGTTCAGAATTCGCATTGATGAAATGATCATTCCGTTCAACATCATTCCTTTTTGTGGATTTACCTTCCGTACCAACAGGAACAGATTCACCATCAAAATCTCCAAGTTCTGGAACTTTGTTTTCTCTGCCCTCCTTATTTGCTTGATCAAAAGACAGACCAGAATTAGGAATAGCAGACAATTTGGTTGCTTCTTTGACCCTACCATCTGATTCATGCACCTGGTTTTCAACGTCAATTTCTGGCCTCTCTAATTGATGAACCTGTGTGGATTGCTCAACATTATGATTATGTGTAGCAAATTGATCACAAGAAGTATTCATGAGACATTCAATCTGGCAACTCCCAGGTTTTTGTTTTGACAAATCAACATGACCAACCAACTCAGCATGCTTCTCGTTCACATTGGACATATCATCAACGGAAATATCCTTTCTACCAGGAAGCCTATCCTCATCCAAGTTCCGGCTAGGATCCACAAGAATTTGATGACTGTCATCTAACTGCTCCATAGTCTGATTTTCAAAATGCTCTGCAGTTCCTTGACATTTCGAGATAGATGTAGGTACAACATCAACATGAAGAAACCAAGTTGCCTTGCTACCATCAAAAGCACTTCTGACAAGCATGGTATTTGATAAATGATAGAAGGCACCTCTTCGTTTCACCTATAACGAGCAAATAAATTGTTTAAACTTCAAATGAAATATATCACGTTAAATTAAAGGGGAAAACTGTTAAAATAAGAGAAGGCATTCAAAAGTTCCTACCTTTAATGCCTGGACAGATACTTCGCCAACATCCGGAAAGCATAGTGTGTGTTCGATCCTTATTTTTCCTGTTCAACAAAATCAAGATGAACTTCTGTCAAATGATTCTTCCAAGTACGCTTAGGTTTGCCTTTCAAACGTATTCGGGTCTGCTTGCAAACTACAATTCCATGTAACAAGAACCGAACACAAACAGATTCTTGCATTAAGAGAAGTGGAAAAGGCAAGGAAGGGAACGAATTTTACAACCAAATCGAACAAAAAAGAAGCAACCTTGCAACAAAAATATCGAGTGCACTTGACGAAAGTTTGATTGCGATCGAAATCGAGGATTTTAGCCGGAAATAAGAAAAGGGCAGCGGGTTGAAATGATAAAAGATGCTTACTCTTGAGATCGGCGACGGTGTCGTCTGGGGACACGGACATGGCGAGGTTGGTGCCGAGGCTGGAATCGATGAAGACGGGGAAAGCGGTGGCGTGCGGTGGTTGATGCAGAGAGGGGCGATCCATCGCCATGAGGAGGCGGCATTTGTGGGAGAAATCACGGTGTTCAAGTACAAAGGCAAGGGTTTTTGGGCGGCCGTGGGACTCCGCTCGAAACTGGGCTCGACCTGGGCTCGACTAGGGTACAACTTGTGCTCAAGGGAAGCGAAGACTAGGACCCACAATCAGAACGCACGAAGATTTCGGGTGAACGAAGCGGGTAAAGAAAATGTCTGCATCATGTGTGGAAACATCATGCACTCATCTTACAGGAGGCTTGAATCGTCCTTACAATTCGATCAGGCGATAGAAGATCGAGACGTGACCCGCCAACTCACCTTCCTTGCTAATGGACGAGGTGTGGGTCCCAGAGCGAAATAATCGGTGCGATCACGACGCACGGAGACGTTTTGGTCAAGTGGAGGAATAGAGGTGCGATTTGCATCAACGTGTCTAAACATCATGCACTATCTTACAGGAGGCTTGAACGGTTCTCCCAATCCgaccaggagagagagagagagagagagagaagagacgtAGCAGTTATGGGATGCGCACCTCCTCCTACTCCGGCAAGGTTTCTCCGACTGTTGCAGACCTCTACAAGAAGAGGTAGATCGCTCTGACCACCGAAGCTCCAAATGCCATCAAGCAAAAGCCGAAAAGATGCGCCGCCAGGGCCGCCGTCCTCCTAGCTTTATCCCGCAAGTCGCGAGTGCTGAACCAGCTCGACCACCGTCCCCGCTCCCGCCCCCGCCGGAGTCTTCGCTAAGGTTCTTCGAAGTTATATTAATATCGTCCCTAACTTAATTGAGGTTAGTACCGGTCTATTCGCCGGGATACAATTTATGTACGTACATATTCATCTTTGATGAATGATCCTTCACAATTTAAGGAATAAATATAACACTATCATTGACCTTAATTAAGTTAGGGATGATATTAACGATAGTTTTGTTACCCAATAAACTAATGCCATATCGGTCTGGTCAGATATCGAAATCATTATTGTCCTAAAGTATGAATATAatcatttttatatattatattatatttggtGGCTTCGTCAAAATAATATCAATGATTGGTTTAAAATTTGAGTCAATCGATTGAGTTTGGAtttaggctaattatatattatccctctAATATCTCTTTCATATCTTAACCTTTTAGTATATCGATTCTTATATTTCAAAAAAATCTATATTAAaatcattataattataaaaataaaatatttaatcatatttatcTAACATAATCGATTTTActgatgaaaaatatatattaaattaaaattatatttttacctatCGTTTTTATATCATTCGTAATATCGGTAACATCAACCACTATGTCGTTCTTGCTAACTATCACCATAACAACCACCCATGATATTACTGTCCGTCACCAtcagtaaaattatctttttatctattatttcatATCATTTATGCACGTGTTATTTTTTTTAGTAAAACTAATGATGATaggataaatgagattaaatattttatttttataattataaaaattttaatataaaatttttaagtgtAGGAGATACTAAAGAGATCTGACTATAAAGATtttctatataaatattttaaatctaaaATCGAGATATTAAAAAGATCTAACTACAATAAAAACATTTAATTAGCATGTTGGGATTTGTACTAATTTGATTCAGCCGGACCAATGATCAAGCTGGGCCAGCGTACATGCCTTTACACATTCCACAGTCATACAATACTTGGAACACCTACCATTGACTTTGAGAGGCGTGTTACCTACGATATGGACCGTGCAGGATTGCTTGCTCACCAAGAACAATGGCAACTTCTTCCCCAAGGATTCAACATCCATCCAACAGCATGAACAGTTGCCATGCATGCATTTATATGAGCAACGCCAACATGCTTCGCCCTCGCCACCCGAACTTACCTCCACAAGCCTTCAAGGCAAGCCGAAGAGATGCGTCGCGAGGGCCGCCAACACTGGCTGGTGAGGACTCACATCCTCCTCCCACCTCCTCTCCAATCAAGACAAAAACCCAGACCGTTGCACCAGCTCCACGCGCCGCCGACCGCCGGAGTTTTCTCCAAGGTGCCTTCGAAGCCCACCAACCACTCCAAGTTCACCGGCCGCTGCGGCGGCGGCAAGCCGATGTGCGCGGCGCGCCATGCGAAGCCTGCGTGGAAGTCGAAGGGCAAAGCCAAAGGGAGCTCCAAGCTCAGAGATGGGCTGGCCATCCGCCGAGGAGCGTCCGCGACCGAGGCTGTAGGCGTCTTGATGGACGTGATCGATGAAGATGACTGGTTCGGAGGAGATGATGGCATGAAACATGAGGCGTTGGCAGGCGAGGAGACTTCACTGAACCAGACAGACTATGCATTAGGAGATGGAGATTGGTTCTTGGTAGGGGAAGAAGAACAATGAGTGTGTCTCATTGTTGTGGTCTTTGAGTAGACCATGAAGATGGAATCAGCTGCATTCTATTGTgatcaaaataaagtaaaaaacagCAAAGAAATTATCAGCCTTGTATCTGAAATCTTATATGTACCCATGTTCTTGGCATTTGACCGAGGAACATATTTTTCAGTAatattagttattattattacaaatgttccttatgagtAAACTAAGGGTGGATTATTGATTGTTCACAATTCTCTCGGAACATTTGCAGaattaatttgatatttttttctgaaTTCCAGAATAAGTTAATCCCCACCAAAAAAAACAGTAAAAGTTTTCATGTGTATCTAATGAGAATTTTGTCTACTATGATCTATATAGTTAGATAAAATTGGTGTTACACAAAGATATTACATTCTTGCATGTTGTGATATATcatgtaaaataaaaa contains the following coding sequences:
- the LOC103989308 gene encoding uncharacterized protein LOC103989308; protein product: MAMDRPSLHQPPHATAFPVFIDSSLGTNLAMSVSPDDTVADLKRKIRIEHTLCFPDVGEVSVQALKVKRRGAFYHLSNTMLVRSAFDGSKATWFLHVDVVPTSISKCQGTAEHFENQTMEQLDDSHQILVDPSRNLDEDRLPGRKDISVDDMSNVNEKHAELVGHVDLSKQKPGSCQIECLMNTSCDQFATHNHNVEQSTQVHQLERPEIDVENQVHESDGRVKEATKLSAIPNSGLSFDQANKEGRENKVPELGDFDGESVPVGTEGKSTKRNDVERNDHFINANSEHVLSGNKMGNQRKANSVEEHTSTYTVGGALGGKATSTMGKLPSEVDTVAGKAILVSPEELYSKLRDGDPNLIEHRTDDKKKSKKRRHSSKSQQTEAASDMRSNDPDMALPQNTKEPYVEHVSLLGKNSSGLGPEVKEGNHVGALVNKHKDLNKQFDAATKQASENAAGEDSLQVDTYSQKIDVLDFSSENMAKGSHINHISDMDFCKNIVEADTHEVPLDDNHKDGITESNFAPSTKEAAPFRNSAEVESQIPTDVRRKKRSRKNLPKTLSGSNDPSHSLECADEGNPKKQHGDHRGIDKESHTRTSNHEDTAKLYSENPSAGNVGTPHRKRRRKSEKVELTNFQTNSYEPVSSLDNVANKQHSKGKLDGQEPQQLVVTTEIKSLPNTAVMDPMCPSIPDDTKSQRKKKRSAKVELQDHESTQQNFAHALVGEVAEEKAKKTLNNHDKELGKESNSLANNGEAAVLGGSTKVDTAICSISQGKSTHRRKRKSGKLYSSHDTSGSQITEVNFEKTSTIISRHPDGASDDVILPNKTEQNASHDNGLNVHSTGSFNNLSNKCEFSCNLAKTDNEENLKGALVSTSANLVKEFPLHMAHRNFDKAIEANESRELPDFDNDKINFVDAFCPSIVQHESVVSAHVSTPVDTEPKKQRKTKKKRKSNKHDSACDLVYPSEMDKHHMVNSGQLICDSGNQDLSDQIGQPTSKGFSNGKAHDDAAKRTTNCDVNAGAATSDFMPPTRLHDSNVEEKIQGNKPDTFRLSSHDEQSKHVYNSKEKASSSKAAAKSPDHHHANASVDLGNETCQPEKNVIVNVGAHAVQSPSKTSRVSHKETLADPVASSDSTEEDTPVQAKQYRLAVRKVPSKNFGEFSNSNKQESSLFTPGAIFNAATSDSSEDEFEFRNREVTELGAFDSSASSSDSDGDLENRKISGPKSAAYGSKDEGSDGDITLSQSLNVSRKGMPLGTILRSSSSYKKAKFLASQSQAEDSESQPVDVVPETQPESD